In Bradyrhizobium sp. G127, one genomic interval encodes:
- a CDS encoding zinc-dependent alcohol dehydrogenase family protein has protein sequence MRAMVLHTIGQPLVLVERPDPLPASGEIRVRVEACAVCRTDLHVVDGDLPDPKLPIIPGHEIIGIVDMLGGGVSAPAIGTRVGIPWLGHTCGTCPYCEANQENLCDHPRFTGYTRDGGFATHVVADAAFAFPLQGFDDPVSAAPLMCAGLIGWRSLRIAGDGRRIGLYGFGAAAHILAQVCRWQGREIYAFTRVGDEAAQNLARSLGASWAGSSDEIPPELLDAAIIFAPVGALVPTALRAVRKGGRVVCGGIHMSDIPQFPYSILWEERQIASVANLTRQDATEFLGIAPKANVKTTTTVYPLTRANEALADLRAGRFQGAAVLVPES, from the coding sequence ATGCGGGCGATGGTCCTCCATACGATCGGGCAGCCGCTGGTGCTTGTGGAACGGCCCGATCCCCTGCCCGCCTCCGGCGAAATTCGTGTGCGCGTCGAAGCCTGCGCGGTTTGCCGGACCGACTTGCATGTCGTCGATGGCGATCTTCCCGATCCGAAACTGCCAATCATCCCTGGTCATGAAATCATCGGCATCGTCGATATGCTGGGTGGTGGCGTTTCCGCACCAGCCATCGGCACACGTGTAGGTATTCCGTGGCTCGGCCATACCTGCGGAACCTGCCCCTATTGCGAGGCCAACCAGGAAAATCTCTGCGACCATCCTCGCTTCACTGGCTACACGCGTGATGGCGGATTCGCGACCCATGTGGTTGCGGATGCCGCGTTTGCTTTTCCGCTGCAAGGCTTCGATGATCCGGTCTCGGCCGCCCCGCTGATGTGCGCAGGCCTGATCGGCTGGCGCTCGCTCCGCATCGCTGGCGACGGCCGCAGAATCGGCCTCTACGGATTCGGTGCTGCGGCTCATATCCTGGCTCAGGTCTGCCGCTGGCAGGGCCGCGAGATCTACGCCTTCACACGGGTCGGAGATGAAGCGGCGCAGAATCTCGCACGTTCCCTAGGCGCCTCCTGGGCAGGCAGTTCAGACGAAATACCACCGGAATTACTTGATGCCGCAATCATCTTCGCACCTGTCGGAGCACTCGTGCCGACGGCGCTACGCGCGGTGCGCAAAGGCGGCCGGGTCGTCTGTGGCGGCATTCACATGAGCGACATTCCGCAGTTCCCCTACAGTATCCTCTGGGAAGAACGTCAGATCGCTTCGGTCGCCAATCTCACGCGCCAGGATGCAACGGAATTTCTCGGCATCGCGCCGAAAGCAAACGTGAAAACGACAACGACGGTCTACCCGCTGACGCGCGCAAATGAGGCCCTTGCCGATCTCAGAGCCGGACGTTTCCAAGGAGCCGCGGTGCTCGTTCCGGAGAGTTAA
- a CDS encoding HU family DNA-binding protein: MSTQMTKSQLIEKIAETNEIAKKDVKGVLETLAVIGYKELKKTGVFLVPGFAKFVVIKKPATKARKGTNPFTGEPMTFKAKPARKIVRARPVKAAKDAV, translated from the coding sequence ATGTCCACGCAAATGACGAAGTCGCAGCTTATCGAGAAGATCGCTGAGACCAATGAAATCGCGAAGAAGGACGTCAAAGGCGTCCTCGAGACACTCGCTGTCATCGGCTATAAGGAACTGAAGAAGACTGGTGTCTTCCTGGTGCCTGGTTTCGCAAAGTTTGTTGTTATCAAGAAGCCGGCGACCAAGGCCCGCAAGGGCACCAATCCCTTCACCGGCGAGCCGATGACGTTCAAGGCCAAGCCAGCCCGCAAGATCGTCCGCGCACGGCCTGTGAAAGCTGCCAAGGACGCCGTCTGA
- a CDS encoding MlaD family protein produces the protein METRAPFVIVGAFILAAIGTVFGFVYWLHNTGGIGARTSYHLQFNGPVPGLLVGASVLFNGIRVGEVTSLSLAPDSPRRVNAMVAVLPDTPVRSDTKVGLDFQGITGVPVVALEGGSELTASGAVPTLIAEPGAGQSMTQAARDALRRVDAVLSENAEPLQNTIANLKTFSEGLARNTGKLDGIVSGLERMTGGGAASAPKVIYDLDAPQNLALSKKPIKGQFVIPEPTGVLMFDTQRVLFAPPGGDHPEFATFQWSDSIPKLIQAKLIQSFENYDVAHAPLRAADGVPADFQLVIDVRGFQIALEPEPSAQIGLSAKILDKSGRVIAARLFQGEKKLEGLNPQSAASAFSGAFGGIAGDIVGWTVAALP, from the coding sequence ATGGAAACCCGTGCTCCGTTTGTCATCGTCGGCGCCTTTATTCTGGCGGCCATAGGCACCGTTTTTGGATTCGTGTACTGGCTTCACAACACCGGCGGAATTGGCGCGCGCACGTCTTATCATTTGCAGTTCAACGGGCCGGTCCCGGGGCTGCTGGTCGGCGCATCGGTTTTGTTCAACGGAATTCGCGTCGGTGAGGTCACCAGCCTCAGTCTTGCTCCTGACAGTCCGCGCCGCGTCAATGCGATGGTTGCCGTATTGCCAGACACCCCGGTGCGCTCGGATACGAAAGTTGGTTTGGATTTTCAGGGGATCACAGGTGTGCCGGTCGTCGCGCTGGAAGGCGGATCGGAACTGACGGCGTCTGGAGCGGTGCCGACGTTGATTGCTGAACCGGGTGCGGGGCAGAGTATGACGCAGGCTGCACGAGATGCGCTGCGCCGGGTCGATGCTGTATTGTCTGAAAACGCGGAGCCTCTTCAAAACACCATCGCCAATCTGAAGACATTTTCCGAAGGGCTGGCGAGAAATACAGGCAAGCTCGACGGTATCGTATCCGGTCTTGAGCGGATGACGGGGGGCGGAGCAGCTAGTGCACCGAAGGTCATTTATGACCTCGACGCGCCGCAGAACCTCGCTTTGTCGAAAAAGCCCATCAAGGGCCAGTTCGTGATTCCGGAGCCCACGGGCGTTCTGATGTTCGATACGCAGCGTGTTCTCTTTGCGCCGCCGGGTGGCGATCACCCCGAATTTGCCACCTTCCAGTGGAGCGACAGTATCCCGAAGCTGATTCAGGCAAAGCTGATTCAGAGCTTCGAGAACTACGATGTGGCGCATGCTCCGCTGCGGGCTGCGGACGGGGTGCCCGCCGATTTTCAGCTGGTGATCGATGTTCGCGGGTTTCAGATTGCATTGGAGCCAGAGCCGTCTGCTCAAATCGGCCTGTCTGCAAAGATTCTGGACAAGAGCGGCCGTGTGATCGCAGCGCGGCTATTCCAGGGCGAGAAGAAACTTGAGGGCCTCAATCCCCAGTCGGCGGCAAGTGCATTCAGCGGCGCCTTCGGCGGGATCGCAGGCGATATTGTCGGTTGGACGGTTGCAGCGCTCCCGTAG
- a CDS encoding Tex family protein, translated as MAQTISQRIASELGVREQQVEAAVTMLDGGATVPFIARYRKEATGALDDAQLRTLEERLTYLRELEERRVSILNSIREQGKLDAALEAAILAADTKGRLEDIYLPFKPKRRTKAEIAKEAGLEPLAELLLTQPENDPQTVAASFINADKQVADAVAALDGARAILVERFAEDADLIGNLREKMWSEGSLTSKLRDGKKETGAKFSDYFDFSEPLHKLPSHRVLAMFRGEKEEILDLQMQPEAAASTPTAVSSYEARIMQRFGIAERGRPGDRWLTETTRWAWRTKIQVHLNIDLRMRLWTAAEQEAVRVFASNLRDLLLAAPAGARATMGLDPGFRSGVKVAVVDTTGKVVATTTIYPHEPQRRWDEALAILGKLAREHRVELVSIGNGTASRETDKLATELVKLLPELKMSKIVVSEAGASVYSASAFASEELPELDVTLRGAVSIARRLQDPLAELVKIDPKSIGVGQYQHDLGEAKLSRSLDAVVEDCVNAVGVDANTASAPLLARVSGIGSGLAQSIVQHRDANGPFKSRKALKEVPRLGPKAFEQCAGFLRITNGEDPLDASGVHPEAYPVVRRILAATKSDIKTLIGNADVLRQVKPQTFVDDTFGLPTVTDILRELEKPGRDPRPAFKAAIFKEGVETLKDLKPGMVLEGAVTNVAAFGAFVDIGVHQDGLVHISAMSKTFIKDPREVVKPGDIVRVKVLEVDVPRKRIALTLRLDDETGAKAERSPPGASRNNARASSSPSAARSTSKPQQGAGGALADALRRAAEKQKS; from the coding sequence GTGGCTCAAACAATTTCTCAGCGGATCGCCAGCGAGTTGGGCGTTCGTGAACAACAGGTCGAAGCAGCAGTAACAATGCTTGACGGCGGAGCCACCGTCCCTTTCATCGCGAGATACCGCAAGGAAGCGACCGGCGCGCTGGATGATGCGCAGTTGCGCACGCTGGAAGAGCGATTGACCTACCTGCGTGAACTCGAGGAACGCCGGGTCAGCATTCTGAATTCGATCCGCGAGCAGGGAAAGCTCGATGCCGCGCTGGAGGCCGCCATTCTGGCCGCGGACACCAAAGGTCGTCTTGAGGACATTTATCTCCCGTTCAAGCCGAAGCGGCGTACCAAGGCCGAGATCGCCAAGGAGGCCGGCCTTGAGCCGCTGGCGGAACTGCTGCTGACGCAGCCGGAGAACGATCCGCAGACGGTTGCAGCAAGCTTCATCAATGCTGACAAGCAGGTCGCCGATGCCGTGGCGGCTCTCGATGGCGCGCGCGCGATTCTGGTCGAGCGATTCGCCGAAGACGCCGACCTGATCGGCAACCTTCGCGAGAAAATGTGGTCGGAAGGCTCCCTCACTTCCAAGCTGCGCGACGGCAAGAAGGAAACCGGCGCGAAATTCAGCGACTATTTTGATTTCAGCGAACCGCTACACAAGCTGCCGTCGCACCGGGTGCTCGCGATGTTCCGCGGCGAAAAGGAGGAAATCCTCGATCTGCAAATGCAGCCCGAGGCGGCCGCCTCAACGCCGACGGCCGTGAGCTCTTATGAAGCACGTATCATGCAGCGATTCGGGATCGCCGAGCGCGGGCGTCCGGGCGACCGCTGGTTGACGGAAACCACGCGCTGGGCGTGGCGCACCAAGATCCAGGTTCATCTCAATATCGATCTGCGGATGAGGCTGTGGACAGCCGCGGAGCAGGAAGCGGTTCGGGTGTTTGCGTCCAACCTGCGCGACCTGCTGCTCGCAGCTCCCGCCGGCGCACGCGCCACCATGGGGCTCGATCCCGGCTTCCGCTCCGGCGTCAAGGTCGCCGTCGTTGACACCACCGGCAAGGTGGTTGCCACCACCACGATCTATCCGCACGAGCCACAGCGGCGCTGGGACGAAGCCCTTGCAATCCTCGGCAAACTCGCACGCGAGCACCGCGTTGAACTCGTCTCGATCGGCAACGGAACGGCCTCGCGTGAGACCGACAAGCTGGCAACCGAACTGGTGAAGCTGCTGCCCGAACTGAAGATGTCGAAGATCGTGGTATCGGAGGCTGGCGCGTCGGTGTACTCGGCCTCCGCATTCGCCTCTGAGGAATTGCCTGAACTCGACGTGACGCTGCGCGGTGCCGTGTCGATCGCGCGCCGGTTGCAGGACCCTCTGGCCGAACTGGTCAAGATCGACCCCAAATCGATCGGCGTGGGCCAGTATCAGCACGATCTTGGCGAAGCCAAGCTGTCGCGCTCGCTCGATGCCGTGGTCGAAGACTGCGTGAACGCCGTCGGCGTCGATGCCAACACGGCGTCGGCCCCGCTGCTGGCGCGAGTATCGGGTATAGGTTCGGGACTGGCGCAAAGCATTGTGCAGCATCGCGATGCGAACGGGCCGTTCAAATCGCGCAAGGCGCTGAAGGAAGTCCCCCGGCTGGGGCCCAAGGCGTTCGAGCAGTGCGCGGGCTTTCTGCGCATCACCAATGGTGAAGACCCTCTCGACGCCTCCGGCGTGCACCCCGAAGCCTATCCCGTGGTCCGACGCATCCTCGCGGCGACCAAAAGCGACATCAAGACTCTGATCGGGAATGCGGACGTGCTGCGCCAAGTCAAGCCGCAGACATTCGTCGATGACACGTTTGGCCTTCCGACGGTGACCGATATTCTGCGCGAACTGGAAAAGCCGGGGCGCGATCCGCGGCCGGCTTTCAAGGCGGCTATTTTCAAGGAAGGCGTCGAGACGCTGAAGGATTTGAAGCCCGGCATGGTGCTGGAAGGCGCGGTCACCAACGTCGCCGCATTCGGAGCATTCGTCGACATCGGCGTGCATCAGGATGGCCTGGTGCATATTTCCGCCATGTCGAAGACCTTCATCAAGGATCCGCGCGAGGTCGTGAAGCCCGGCGATATCGTTCGGGTCAAGGTTCTTGAAGTTGACGTGCCCCGCAAACGTATCGCCCTCACGTTGCGTCTCGATGACGAGACGGGTGCCAAAGCGGAGCGGTCGCCGCCGGGGGCTTCGCGAAACAATGCCCGCGCAAGCAGTTCTCCCTCCGCTGCCAGAAGTACATCTAAGCCCCAACAAGGTGCGGGAGGCGCGCTCGCGGATGCACTGCGCCGGGCGGCAGAGAAACAAAAGTCATAA
- a CDS encoding thiamine pyrophosphate-dependent dehydrogenase E1 component subunit alpha, which translates to MPSKSQFLWMYETMEKARYYEDTIAVAYMEGKQPKFDIGAGPLPGEMHLAAGQEPCAAGVCVHLRADDTVTATHRPHHAAIAKGVDLKKMTAEIFGKKTGLAGGRGGHMHLLDPAVNFACSGIIAQGAGPAVGAALAAKLRGTDAVAVSYVGDGAANQGGFHEALNLASLWKLPVIFVIEDNSWGISVPKAKSTAIKDNSLRAAGYAMPGFHIADNDTLKLFDVAGEAVARARTGGGPTLIEVETYRYYGHFQGDPETYRPKGEVAALKAKDPIARFRKTMIETKVATAAEADAALARAKAEVDEAFAFARAAAYPAPEEALAHVFA; encoded by the coding sequence ATGCCCAGCAAATCGCAGTTTCTGTGGATGTATGAGACGATGGAGAAGGCGCGCTATTATGAAGATACCATCGCAGTCGCCTATATGGAGGGAAAGCAGCCAAAGTTCGACATCGGCGCAGGTCCGCTGCCGGGCGAAATGCATCTCGCGGCTGGCCAAGAACCGTGTGCGGCAGGCGTGTGTGTCCATCTGCGTGCCGACGATACCGTCACAGCGACTCATCGGCCGCATCATGCCGCCATTGCCAAGGGGGTCGATCTCAAGAAGATGACGGCCGAGATCTTCGGCAAGAAAACAGGCCTTGCGGGCGGGCGCGGCGGCCATATGCATCTGCTCGATCCCGCCGTGAATTTCGCGTGCAGCGGCATCATCGCCCAAGGTGCCGGGCCCGCCGTCGGCGCGGCGCTGGCCGCGAAGCTGCGCGGCACCGATGCAGTGGCTGTCTCCTATGTCGGCGACGGCGCCGCCAACCAAGGCGGCTTCCATGAGGCGCTCAATCTCGCCAGCCTTTGGAAGCTGCCAGTGATCTTCGTCATCGAAGACAACTCCTGGGGCATCTCGGTCCCAAAGGCGAAATCCACAGCGATCAAGGACAACAGTCTTCGCGCTGCGGGCTATGCGATGCCCGGCTTCCATATCGCGGACAACGATACGCTCAAGCTGTTTGACGTCGCCGGCGAAGCCGTGGCCCGCGCACGAACTGGCGGTGGGCCAACCCTGATCGAGGTCGAAACGTATCGCTATTACGGCCATTTTCAGGGCGACCCGGAAACCTATCGGCCCAAGGGCGAAGTCGCGGCCCTCAAGGCCAAGGATCCGATCGCCCGTTTTCGCAAGACCATGATTGAAACCAAAGTGGCGACTGCCGCGGAAGCGGATGCCGCACTCGCTCGCGCCAAGGCGGAAGTGGATGAAGCCTTCGCTTTCGCCCGCGCAGCCGCCTACCCGGCGCCCGAAGAAGCTCTCGCCCACGTTTTCGCCTGA
- a CDS encoding fibrobacter succinogenes major paralogous domain-containing protein: protein MLEQQDIFGFDNRRTIQADLDRVLMMAFGRALDVSGLMPMAVMNLMANAFGTLYRQVADHHQNQLCPCGWQPASAQDIELLKSALEAAARWEPADKLLAMPALGRA from the coding sequence ATGCTGGAACAGCAGGACATTTTCGGCTTCGACAACCGCCGGACCATCCAGGCTGATCTCGATCGCGTTCTGATGATGGCATTCGGTCGTGCGCTTGATGTTTCAGGTCTGATGCCGATGGCAGTCATGAACCTCATGGCCAATGCCTTCGGCACGCTTTATCGTCAGGTCGCGGACCACCATCAAAATCAGTTATGCCCTTGTGGTTGGCAGCCTGCATCTGCGCAGGACATCGAGTTGCTGAAATCAGCTCTCGAAGCCGCTGCGAGGTGGGAGCCAGCGGACAAGCTGCTGGCGATGCCGGCCTTGGGCCGGGCCTGA
- a CDS encoding translational machinery protein yields MQERSHVVVWIDHLQARIFHVGLTGTDQVVLKSHLPTQHIHHKANTIGSGHVAEDQDFLKHIAEAIQGAEQILILGPASEKTVLHTYLREHAPASSDRVIAVEPADHPTDGEIVAYAKRHFRFGEAPRATSR; encoded by the coding sequence ATGCAAGAACGCAGTCACGTGGTCGTGTGGATTGATCATCTACAGGCCCGTATTTTCCATGTCGGATTGACTGGTACCGACCAGGTCGTCCTGAAATCGCATCTGCCGACGCAACATATTCATCACAAAGCTAATACGATCGGATCCGGTCACGTCGCCGAAGATCAGGATTTTCTCAAGCACATTGCAGAGGCGATTCAAGGTGCGGAGCAGATCCTGATTTTGGGGCCGGCCAGCGAAAAGACGGTGCTTCACACCTACCTGCGCGAGCATGCTCCCGCGTCCTCCGACCGAGTCATCGCGGTCGAACCGGCCGACCACCCCACCGACGGCGAAATCGTCGCCTATGCCAAGCGACATTTCCGGTTCGGTGAGGCACCCCGCGCGACATCGCGGTAA
- a CDS encoding universal stress protein → MIKDIILNLERDKSGDGARDYAISIAETFEAHLAGVAFADGAGIPPYMMPDFPSDMLASIVAESEAATRAAVERFEVAAKRSAISVEHRLVTQSDLGPPDAFSSMARRFDLSVVMQSDEDKGVNNDVLIEAALFNSGRPVVIVPYIQKSGLKLDRIVCCWDGSRAAARAVNDALPFLKRARVVELFIVANEKTRDKREILGVEIGGHLARHGIKVEVESVPASDIDVADAILSHVSDCSANMIVMGGYGHSRLREFVLGGVTRGILSTMTVPVLMSH, encoded by the coding sequence ATGATCAAGGACATCATCCTCAATCTCGAACGGGACAAATCTGGCGATGGCGCCAGAGATTACGCCATTTCCATCGCCGAGACGTTCGAGGCGCATCTGGCAGGAGTCGCCTTCGCCGATGGTGCGGGCATTCCGCCATATATGATGCCGGATTTTCCGTCCGATATGCTCGCCAGCATTGTGGCGGAAAGTGAAGCCGCAACGCGCGCCGCTGTCGAACGTTTCGAGGTGGCAGCCAAGCGCAGCGCTATTTCTGTTGAGCATCGGCTGGTGACCCAGAGCGATCTGGGCCCGCCGGATGCGTTTTCATCGATGGCGCGACGATTCGATTTGAGCGTGGTGATGCAGTCCGACGAGGACAAGGGCGTGAATAACGATGTCTTGATCGAGGCCGCGTTGTTCAATTCCGGCCGTCCCGTCGTGATCGTCCCCTATATTCAGAAGAGCGGATTGAAACTCGACCGGATCGTATGCTGCTGGGACGGAAGCCGCGCGGCGGCGCGCGCCGTCAACGACGCGCTGCCGTTCCTGAAAAGGGCGCGCGTCGTTGAGTTGTTCATCGTCGCCAACGAGAAGACCAGGGACAAGCGGGAAATTCTCGGTGTCGAAATCGGCGGTCATCTCGCACGACATGGCATCAAGGTCGAAGTCGAAAGCGTTCCGGCCTCCGATATCGACGTGGCGGATGCCATTCTGTCACATGTATCGGATTGTTCGGCGAATATGATCGTGATGGGGGGCTACGGGCATTCCCGCCTGCGCGAATTTGTGCTGGGCGGGGTCACGCGCGGAATCCTGTCGACAATGACGGTTCCGGTTCTCATGTCGCATTAG
- a CDS encoding alkene reductase: protein MSHLSLFSSLQVGPYTLSHRIVMAPLTRMRSEKTSFAARALNAEYYAQRATPGGLIIAEASPVAPSGRGNPATPGIYSSEQIKGWRKVTDAVHAKGGVIFLQLWHVGRVSHSSFQPGGASPVAPSAVPIPGNTITASGTQAPYETPRALETDEIAGVIESFRQGARNAMEAGFDGIELHGANGYLIEQFLQSRTNLRTDQYGGSIANRARLLLEITDAVAGIWGADRVAVRLSPYGVANDSGEPDPMPLYSHVVRSLDPLGLAYLHFVEPRSSGAGRAEVNHTNVPSAMELFRPMWRGVLMSAGGFDGKLAEAAVSAGHADAIAFGRTFIANPDLVERIRSGAPLNPYNRATFYGGEEAGYTDYPTLTERERCIA from the coding sequence ATGAGCCACCTTTCGCTGTTTTCGTCGTTGCAGGTTGGGCCCTATACACTCAGCCATCGTATTGTGATGGCTCCCCTGACGCGAATGCGTTCGGAAAAAACCAGCTTCGCCGCTCGCGCCTTGAACGCAGAATATTATGCTCAGCGAGCAACGCCCGGCGGGCTGATCATTGCCGAGGCGTCTCCTGTCGCGCCGTCGGGGCGCGGGAATCCCGCAACGCCTGGCATCTATTCGAGTGAGCAGATCAAGGGATGGCGGAAAGTCACCGACGCTGTTCATGCGAAGGGAGGAGTGATCTTCCTGCAGCTCTGGCATGTGGGACGTGTCTCGCATTCCTCGTTCCAGCCCGGCGGCGCGTCACCCGTCGCACCGTCTGCGGTGCCGATCCCCGGCAATACGATAACGGCTTCCGGGACGCAGGCGCCTTATGAAACACCACGCGCCCTTGAAACCGACGAGATTGCCGGTGTGATCGAGAGTTTCCGTCAGGGCGCGCGCAACGCGATGGAAGCCGGTTTTGATGGAATTGAGTTGCATGGCGCGAATGGATATCTGATCGAGCAGTTTCTTCAGTCGCGCACCAATCTCCGGACCGATCAATACGGCGGATCGATCGCCAATCGTGCGCGGCTGCTGCTTGAAATCACCGACGCGGTTGCCGGGATATGGGGCGCCGATCGCGTCGCCGTACGCCTTTCGCCATACGGTGTCGCGAACGACAGCGGCGAGCCGGACCCGATGCCTCTTTACAGTCATGTGGTCCGCTCGCTCGATCCGCTGGGTCTTGCTTATTTGCATTTCGTAGAGCCGCGCAGCAGCGGTGCTGGCCGTGCCGAGGTGAACCATACGAATGTTCCATCGGCGATGGAATTGTTCAGACCGATGTGGCGCGGCGTTCTAATGTCTGCGGGCGGCTTCGACGGCAAGTTGGCGGAGGCCGCTGTTTCGGCGGGACATGCGGATGCCATTGCGTTCGGCCGTACCTTTATCGCAAATCCCGACCTGGTTGAGCGCATCCGGTCCGGAGCTCCGCTCAATCCATATAACAGGGCAACGTTCTACGGCGGCGAGGAAGCGGGATATACCGATTATCCTACGCTGACGGAGCGTGAGCGTTGTATCGCCTGA
- a CDS encoding ATP-binding cassette domain-containing protein — MGETADQFAIRVSDLVVGFGRQTVLDHLSLDVRRGEIIGLVGASGGGKSVLMRTIIGLIPKRSGRIEVMGVEIGQAHDHNTQTAAGRWGILFQQGALFSSLTVRQNVQFPLRESLVLSQELMDEVANAKLEMVGLSAEDGDKFPSQLSGGMTKRVALARALALDPAIVFLDEPTSGLDPIAAGDFDSLIKTLQKTLGLTVFMVTHDLASLNTVCDRVAALADGKIVALGPMSELLRSQHPWVRAYFHGKRSQMLQPKAS, encoded by the coding sequence ATGGGGGAAACGGCGGATCAATTCGCGATTCGAGTCAGCGATCTCGTCGTCGGCTTCGGCCGACAAACAGTCCTTGATCATTTGTCCCTGGATGTGCGCAGGGGCGAGATTATCGGTCTTGTCGGCGCGTCGGGCGGTGGCAAGTCGGTCCTGATGCGGACGATCATCGGACTGATACCGAAACGAAGCGGCCGCATCGAGGTGATGGGTGTCGAGATCGGGCAAGCCCACGACCACAACACCCAGACGGCAGCGGGCAGGTGGGGCATTCTCTTTCAGCAGGGTGCGCTGTTCTCTTCGCTGACCGTGCGCCAGAATGTCCAGTTTCCGCTGCGTGAGAGCCTCGTGTTGTCCCAGGAACTGATGGACGAGGTGGCGAACGCGAAACTGGAGATGGTGGGTCTCTCGGCAGAAGACGGCGACAAGTTTCCATCGCAGCTTTCCGGCGGCATGACCAAGCGCGTCGCACTGGCGCGAGCGCTTGCACTCGATCCTGCGATTGTATTTCTCGACGAGCCGACATCGGGACTGGATCCGATCGCCGCCGGCGATTTCGATTCCCTGATCAAGACGCTTCAGAAGACGCTTGGGCTGACGGTTTTCATGGTCACTCACGATCTCGCCAGTTTGAACACCGTCTGTGATCGCGTCGCGGCGCTCGCCGACGGCAAGATCGTCGCGCTCGGGCCGATGAGCGAACTTCTTCGTTCCCAGCATCCGTGGGTCAGGGCCTATTTTCATGGGAAGCGATCCCAGATGCTGCAACCAAAAGCGAGTTAG
- a CDS encoding MlaE family lipid ABC transporter permease subunit yields the protein MTSDPVLNVVNGDGVLELRPGGSWTAAYAAAIEDLYDRLVPQLRGANALKIDMSGVGELDTLGAWLIEKMSRRTPQSGSAENVIGVSDRYADLIAEVRQVNRHKPARTKPDTPVLAQLEQVGRSAANVTDNVAIFLQMLGALGAALLGVLRRPRSLRLTSLAYQIYRVGWQAIPIILLITFLIGAIIAQQGIFHFRKFGADSYVVDMVGILVLRELGVLIVAIMVAGRSGSAYTAELGSMKMREEIDALSTMGLDPIEVLILPRILALICALPILSFVGSMAALYGGGLVAWLYGGMSPAIFIARLHEAVSVTSFQVGMIKAPFMALAIGIVACSEGLRVKGSAESLGRQTTTSVVKSIFLVIVLDGVFAVFFASIGM from the coding sequence TTGACCTCAGATCCCGTCCTGAACGTTGTAAATGGCGATGGTGTTCTTGAACTGCGTCCCGGTGGATCATGGACGGCCGCTTATGCCGCTGCCATTGAAGACCTGTATGACCGCCTCGTGCCGCAGTTGCGCGGAGCGAACGCATTGAAGATCGATATGTCCGGCGTCGGGGAGCTCGATACCCTCGGCGCGTGGCTAATCGAAAAGATGTCGCGTCGGACGCCCCAATCCGGCAGCGCGGAAAATGTGATTGGTGTATCGGACCGCTACGCGGACCTGATCGCAGAAGTGCGGCAGGTAAATCGCCATAAGCCAGCGAGAACGAAGCCTGACACCCCCGTTCTTGCCCAGTTGGAGCAGGTCGGACGGTCCGCTGCGAATGTGACGGATAATGTTGCCATTTTTCTTCAGATGCTGGGGGCGCTGGGGGCTGCCCTTCTGGGGGTCTTGCGCCGGCCACGTTCGCTCCGGCTGACGTCACTCGCTTATCAGATCTATCGTGTCGGCTGGCAGGCGATTCCGATCATCCTGCTGATCACATTTCTCATCGGCGCGATCATTGCCCAACAAGGTATCTTCCATTTCCGCAAATTCGGCGCGGATTCCTATGTCGTGGATATGGTGGGCATTCTGGTGCTCCGCGAACTTGGCGTTTTGATTGTCGCCATCATGGTCGCGGGCCGTTCCGGAAGCGCCTATACCGCTGAGCTTGGTTCGATGAAGATGCGCGAGGAGATCGATGCCCTGTCCACCATGGGTCTCGATCCGATCGAGGTGCTGATCCTGCCGCGCATCCTGGCGCTGATCTGTGCGCTGCCGATCCTCTCGTTTGTCGGCTCGATGGCGGCGCTGTACGGTGGCGGTCTTGTGGCATGGCTCTATGGCGGGATGAGCCCGGCCATCTTCATCGCGCGGCTGCACGAAGCTGTGTCGGTCACGAGCTTCCAGGTCGGGATGATCAAGGCCCCATTCATGGCGCTGGCCATCGGTATCGTCGCTTGCAGCGAAGGTCTGAGAGTGAAGGGAAGCGCCGAATCCCTCGGTCGCCAAACGACCACTTCGGTCGTCAAGTCGATCTTCCTCGTCATCGTGCTCGACGGCGTGTTCGCCGTGTTCTTCGCCTCGATCGGAATGTGA